A single genomic interval of Vicia villosa cultivar HV-30 ecotype Madison, WI unplaced genomic scaffold, Vvil1.0 ctg.000742F_1_1, whole genome shotgun sequence harbors:
- the LOC131630821 gene encoding large ribosomal subunit protein uL11x-like, producing the protein MPPKLDPSQVVEVYVRVTGGEVGAASSLAPKIGPLGLSPKKIGEDIAKETAKDWKGLRVTVKLTVQNRQAKVAVVPSAAALVIKALKEPERDRKKTKNIKHNGNISLDDVIEIAKIMKPRSMAKELAGTVKEILGTCVSVGCTVDGKDPKDLQQEINDGDVEIPQD; encoded by the coding sequence ATGCCTCCCAAGCTCGACCCATCCCAAGTCGTCGAAGTTTACGTCCGCGTCACCGGAGGCGAAGTCGGAGCCGCGAGTTCCCTCGCTCCCAAGATCGGTCCTCTCGGTCTCTCTCCCAAGAAGATAGGAGAGGACATTGCCAAGGAAACCGCCAAGGACTGGAAGGGTCTTAGGGTGACGGTCAAGCTGACTGTGCAGAATCGTCAGGCGAAGGTTGCTGTTGTTCCGTCTGCGGCGGCGCTGGTTATCAAGGCGTTGAAGGAGCCGGAGAGGGACAGGAAGAAGACTAAAAATATCAAGCACAATGGGAATATTTCGCTGGATGATGTTATTGAGATAGCGAAGATTATGAAGCCGAGGTCGATGGCGAAGGAGCTGGCTGGGACTGTGAAGGAGATTCTGGGGACGTGTGTTTCTGTCGGATGTACTGTCGATGGAAAAGATCCAAAGGATTTGCAGCAGGAGATTAATGATGGTGATGTTGAAATTCCTCAGGATTGA